The genomic stretch ATATAATTATTTGAATACTATATTCTTTGTGATTTTCATTTCCGTTGATTTccttatactttaattttagtgTCACTCTTCTTTATTTGGAAACACACATTTGTGTTAGATAATGTGGAATAGACCTtaatacaaaaatttaaaaaatataaataaaaaacaacatACTACTCCTAGTATTTGACACTATACATCTTGACAAATGACGGTTATGCACCATGGCAAGAAATAAACACCAATATATCTCATCAATCCAAATCATCACAGAGCGAATCTATGATGTGataatcaaataataataataataataataataataataataataattttgaagACTGCACTTCATACAAAAAGAGTTATGAAGTTAAAATTGGACAAAATTGAGATTTGTCCAAAATAAGAAGCTTATTCGCTATTGAAGATTTCGATAACAATCATTATTTAGattaaaatatttgtatatagTGTAAACATGGATTTTTTTTAACCTTTTAATAAATCTATAAAATTCTAGTGTAATTAAgaagtttataataaaatgtatcATTTAACATGATAAAATTCCATTatgttaatattttattttcgaaTATTCTAACATAATATTATCTACCATAATAATTTCGAAGGTAACATAATAAAATTAGTACTATGTTTTATGAACCTTACTCTATATTACaagataagagcatccactacgctgtccccccaccgtcccttaaccgtcccttaaactactatttgagggctccactgtactttattcctccatcccttaactaagggacggaacctgcaacgctccgtcccttaaccgtcccttattccatcccttaaattactattcattcaatttcgtTTTTTTCCAacataattcaattaaaacaaacacacttcattaaaattaaaataacattacagcataaaataaaaatacaacttaaaattttaaaaaaacataattaaaatctttaaaaaataaaaatgacataatttaaaatacaattttatatgaacatcattgaatgttttatgtttcactttcgatgtgggacaaaatcattcttggatgtctctataaaagagaaacaaccaagaatgattttgtctcacatcgaaagtgaaacataaaacattcaaggatgtctctataaaagaagaacaaccaagaatgattttatcccacatcgaaagtgaaacataaaacattcaaggttgtctctataaaagagaagcaaccaagaatgactttgtcccacatcgaaagtggaacataaaacattcaggGTTGTCTCTAttaaagagaagcaaccaagaatgactttgtcccacatcgaaagtgaaacataaaacattcaaggttgtctctataaaagaatgactttgtcccacatcgaaagtgaaacataaaacattcaaggttgtctctataaaagagaagcaaccaagaatgactttgtcccacatcgaaagtgaaacataaaacattcaaggttgtctctataaaagagaagcaaccaagaatgactttgtcccacatcgaaagtgaaacataaaacattcaaagttgtctctataaaagagaagcaaccaagaatgactttgtctcacatcgaaagtgaaacgtaaaacattcaaagttgtctctataaaagagaagaaaccaAGAATgacattgtcccacatcgaaagtggaacataaaaagtaattttttttaaatttgatctttttttaaaaaaattgatttattgcgtcagtgtgacgacgcccactcgcgggctggcgagtgggcgtcacgcacgacgccgggtcgcgccacgtcgcctaggcgcgtggcgagacggcccgTCGCTTGTCTCGGCGACACGGGACGCGGGACGGGACGGTGAGCTGCAACGCGTAGCGCGACGGACCCGTCTCTCTGGGACGGATCGCGGGACGCCGATtcgacgcgtagtggatgctctaataaaatCAGAGATGTAATAAACTTAGGCAAATTCTATTGAGTCCAAAATGTACATAATGAAATACTCCATAGTgttttatacttttttttttttaatacttgGAAACCCTAAAAATGGTCACCCACGTGTCCATGTTTCCCTCCACAAAAAGTCCACTCATAATATTTGAATGAATGCTAAATGTCATGTACCTTTCACACCTATTATTAATTCTTTTCTCCACAATTCTAGTACTATTAGATATTGGGGCGCAcaattttttcatttaaaatcTTTTTCACGGGTAGGCCGTAGGGACCATTCTACCTGAATGGCCCAACATTAAATCTTTTTATTCTCATTATATATAATCAATTTCTTGAAATGTTCTAACATTTACTCTTTATATTCTAGTAGGAATAAATTAACATCTTAGCGAGCACAACGTGTCCACCTAGTGTTCACTGGGTATCACGAGCACTAATGCTTGCTAAATTTCTTGCAAATCCCGTCGCAATTTTGTGAGTATATATCTTCAAATACTCATgaaatatttgatttttcagtgatttttttttatattgttatcGAGCACTTAATTTTGCTTTATAATATTGTGTTATAAGGCTATGAAGAAATATTATGTTAACTAATACTAATACGATTTGGATAATGAAGCAACATTCTTAAAAATTACTCAGTTATGATATTAAAAATGTGTTCGAAAATTAATCGATGAGTATTCTTATTAATGTTATTCCTTTGgctaatattattattcaaattataTGCTTAATTATCAGATTTAAATCTAACTGATTGTTCTATTACATATATTCCGAATCATCTTCTTCCCATGTTTGGTCTATACGCTCCCAAGAATTGcagatttaaatattttctcctACTATTTTTGTAGTGGTTTCTACAAATAATGGAGTACTTATTTTTTACCATGTTtttaaattacataaaataattgttcttcaaatttatatttaacGGATTTTAACTTTTTCTCTGCCTTTTCCCCTTTGCGTAATGTTTGAATTATTGGAATGATATATAGTCCTTGGAATTATCATTCAAAGtaatttagagcatccatatccgtgctcttgccaatgagcacggatgtgggctcggacccacttttattcctgctcttaggtaagagcacaacacccacatccgtgctcttccgcaaagacatgctcaagggtcccaccattctattattcaatttaaataaaaacatttcctcaatattaaaatgcattacaaATAACAggaataaaattacaaattataaaaaaattaaaaattacataattaaaatcctaaaaattaaaattttcttcattaaagtcataaaaattaaaaattacataatttaaatcctaaaaattaaaatttatataattaaattcataaaatttaaaaacccactactcgtggtcgaatttcgcccaaatggatgatgaatgtatgtatttatagatgattttgagattaaattttttaaaaaaaatttcaaaaaaatggttataaaatatgtatatttttgggaatccaaaaatatatatatttttaatttttggtattattttcgatttttttaaaaaatgtcaacggccaatagaaacgcgtcacgtcgccctgctcgctggcacgaccgtgctcttagctaagagcagcgccgtgccagcgataagagcgcagcggcggacagcgatGTCGTGCCATTGGCACGGACGGAGAGCGGTGTGCTCTCCGCTGTGGATGCCTTTAGAAGTTCAAATTACAATTATTAGACTATAtgcaatatttttaaaaaaagatagGGGGGCTATGCATGTAGGGGACCGATATATCATCATTACACACAAAATTCTTGCTCATTTATTCTccgatttaaattatatatctaGGTTTCAAATTCGTCCCACACTTTCACATttgaaatagaatgaataaACTTATCTAAATTATTATTAACTTATAAATTTAAGTTTTAATTAACTTCTACGAGATATTCGTTGTGCCTCTTATCTTCAATAGTAGTATAACATTTAAATACTAATATTCGTTCATTTAGATTCCTTCGATGCTCGTGAAAAAACTAAACTCTATCTTATTTGTAGTAATGTCCATTACTCAAATAACCATTTCGCAAAAATTTCCATTTCGAATGATAAAAATCACTATTTTGTATGGAAACTTTTGGCATAGGATACATATATTCCAATGTGATTTTCATCAGCACAATTATTAGTCCCCTCACGAGCTGCATCAGATTCCCAAAATAGAATTTAGATTTTTAAGATAAGATTTTGCATTTTGACATCACGCTTATACAACACATTATACATTTTGATATTATCGTAGCATATAGTATAACTCATTCTAATTGCAATATTCGATCAGATACATCCAGACCAACAATACAATGTAACTTTCTTATTCTCAATTAAAAACTACACTTATTTTCCTAGTAAATACTGTAAAATAGGATGATGCCAtgatacaaattaaaaataaaaataaaaacaaaaatagaaagtgtGCAAGCTCCAAAACATCCTAATTTTGCATATTTCCGAGGTACAAAATCAGCCCCTAAAATGGAAATGTTACATGATTTGTTTTAGTTTGAAGCAAAAGGTTCTTTCTGAAAGAAGAAAGCATTGAGTAAAAGGCTGCAACTACCTCCCtcttttttaatttcttctCTCACCCCAAAAAAAAGTCTATGCCCAAGACATACCTCATCTACTCCACTTTCTTTAATTTTACACCAGACTACTTACTATACATAGTGAGAGAAGATACATTTCTCCACCATCTCCAAAATCATCCAAACAAGCAACTTAAAAAACAGATCTTTGTTGCTTCAACGACAAGATTTGAGGCTCCCAATAGCTTGAACAAGAAGCGGTTCCAACGGTTGGTTTGAAAGAGACTTGGGTTGGATAAATTCGACAAAAAAGAAGAGAGGAATGTATGGTGATTCCCATGCATTATCTTCTATATTTCCACCCAATTTCAAGCATAAAGAAGAGCAGCACCAAATGGAATCCGACTACTGCAATAATGGCAGCAGTAGTCAGAACAGTTATGGGCTGCTGAGATTTAGGTCTGCTCCCACTTCTCTGCTCGAGAGTTTCACAGAGAAGACTGGGAAATTGGGGTTTTCAAGATTCTACCCTGATGAAATGAATGAGGCTGAGGCTGAAAACGGCGACGTTGATGATGGACATGGCtctgataataataataataataataataataataataagggcTCCGGTAATAGATTTGCGAATTCGCAACTGCCGCCGCAGTATCCGAGGCAAAGTGGAGCTCAATTGGGATACAGAGGTGTGCCCTTGAATCAGGGGCTTATGCGCCAGAACAGCTCTCCTGCTGGATTGTTCTCTCAAAATGGTAACTTTTTATGtagttttatatttattttgtttgagaCTGTTGTTTGTTGTTGGGGCAGAAGCAGTAGATATGCTTGCTGTCTGAAGAtctctttaaaaaaaacatttctttCAAGcttttaattttaagatttaAGTTTGGTTCTTGATAAAGAATATGAACAAGTTTATCATCAGAGATTGATATTGGATCCAAGCTAGCTATTGCGTTAGTTTCTTGAAATGTGAGAGGTTCTGTTTTTCCTTTCACTAGAATGGTGACTAATTAAGAATAAATTAGATTGGTTAGAGATCTTGGGAGTGCTAATAACATAATCTTTGGGTTGGTTTAGGGTATTCAGGTGTTGGAAGCTACAGGGTGGGTGGTGATGGAGATTTAAGGAATAGGAAGCCCATGATCAGCTCTTCGTTATCTCGTATATCAGAGTTTGAGAGCGATAATGGCGGCCTTGTTGATGAAACAAAGGTCGGGAATAGCAGTGCTGACAGTTTCATTTTCACTTCATTTGCTCCGTGGAACGATTCTTCCTATCTTGCAGAAAATAGTGACATCAAAAGGGTGATCGATATTGATCAAAAGCTGTTTCTCAATAATAGTGAGGTACAAATAATCTTGATGATCATGGAGTAATTCATAGCATTGTTGTTTGTTTCACATTTTAtacaatagtagtagtatatactaATGGTGCATAAATACAGAGAtgtgagattggaaatagtagGCCAAATGGTCTGTGTCACCACCTAAGTTTGCCTAAGACTTCATCTGAAATGGTTGCTATGGAGAAGCTGATGCGCCTTCAAGACACGGTTCCTTGCAAGGTTCGTGCTAAGCGCGGCTGTGCCACTCATCCCCGAAGCATTGCAGAGAGGGTACATACATACCGCCCCGCCCGATTTCAATATTTTGTTAACTAGTTCAAATTTGATATGAATATGAGAGTGTTATTGTACAGGTTAGGAGGGGCAGAATCAGTGAGAGAATGAGGAAGTTGCAGGAGCTTGTTCCAAACATGGATAAGGTATGCCCATTTTGCAGACAGaaaatgtagtttttttttaattattatttctgAGAAAATAAGGCTTGGGTTGGTTTGGTGATGCAGCAAACCAACACATCAGACATGTTAGATTTGGCTGTGGAATACATCAAAGGCCTCCAGAAACAGTACAAGGTATGAAGGTGTAGTGATTATTTGCTGTGAATCCTTGTTTCTTAGGTACTCCA from Salvia splendens isolate huo1 chromosome 4, SspV2, whole genome shotgun sequence encodes the following:
- the LOC121799241 gene encoding transcription factor bHLH130-like; protein product: MYGDSHALSSIFPPNFKHKEEQHQMESDYCNNGSSSQNSYGLLRFRSAPTSLLESFTEKTGKLGFSRFYPDEMNEAEAENGDVDDGHGSDNNNNNNNNNNKGSGNRFANSQLPPQYPRQSGAQLGYRGVPLNQGLMRQNSSPAGLFSQNGYSGVGSYRVGGDGDLRNRKPMISSSLSRISEFESDNGGLVDETKVGNSSADSFIFTSFAPWNDSSYLAENSDIKRVIDIDQKLFLNNSERCEIGNSRPNGLCHHLSLPKTSSEMVAMEKLMRLQDTVPCKVRAKRGCATHPRSIAERVRRGRISERMRKLQELVPNMDKQTNTSDMLDLAVEYIKGLQKQYKTLNDVRANCKCSAFPKR